The following proteins are encoded in a genomic region of Rattus rattus isolate New Zealand chromosome 2, Rrattus_CSIRO_v1, whole genome shotgun sequence:
- the Dhcr7 gene encoding 7-dehydrocholesterol reductase yields MASKSQHNASKAKNHNVKAESQGQWGRAWEVDWFSLVSVIFLLLFAPFIVYYFIMACDQYSCSLTAPILDVATGRASLADIWAKTPPVTAKAAQLYALWVSFQVLLYSWLPDFCHRFLPGYVGGVQEGAITPAGVVNKYEVNGLQAWLITHFLWFVNAYVLSWFSPTIIFDNWIPLLWCANILGYAVSTFAMIKGYLFPTSAEDCKFTGNFFYNYMMGIEFNPRIGKWFDFKLFFNGRPGIVAWTLINLSFAAKQQELYGHVTNSMILVNVLQAIYVLDFFWNETWYLKTIDICHDHFGWYLGWGDCVWLPYLYTLQGLYLVYHPVQLSTPNALGVLLLGLVGYYIFRMTNHQKDLFRRTDGHCLIWGKKPKAIECSYTSADGLKHRSKLLVSGFWGVARHFNYTGDLMGSLAYCLACGGGHLLPYFYIIYMTILLTHRCLRDEHRCANKYGRDWERYVAAVPYRLLPGIF; encoded by the exons ATGGCTTCAAAGTCCCAGCACAACGCTTCCAAAGCCAAGAATCACAACGTCAAGGCTGAATCTCAAGGACAATGGGGCCGTGCCTG GGAAGTGGACTGGTTCTCCCTGGTCAGCGTCATTTTCCTGCTGCTCTTCGCACCGTTCATTGTGTACTACTTCATCATGGCATGTGACCAGTACAGCTGCTCGCTGACTGCCCCCATATTGGACGTAGCTACAGGCCGTGCGAGTCTGGCAGACATCTGGGCCAAGACACCGCCTGTGACAGCTAAGGCTGCCCAACTGTATGCCTTGTGGGTCAGCTTCCAG GTGCTGCTTTACTCCTGGCTTCCTGACTTCTGCCACAGATTTCTGCCAGGTTATGTGGGAGGCGTCCAAGAAGGTGCCATAACTCCGGCAG GGGTTGTAAATAAGTATGAGGTGAATGGGCTGCAAGCCTGGCTCATTACCCACTTCCTCTGGTTTGTGAACGCTTACGTCCTATCCTGGTTCTCCCCCACCATCATCTTTGACAACTGGATCCCGTTGCTATGGTGTGCCAACATCCTGGGCTACGCTGTGTCCACCTTTGCAATGATCAAGGGGTACCTGTTCCCCACCAGCGCCGAAGACTG CAAATTCACAGGCAATTTCTTCTACAACTACATGATGGGGATTGAGTTCAACCCCCGCATCGGAAAGTGGTTTGACTTCAAGCTGTTCTTCAATGGGCGCCCGGGGATTGTGGCCTGGACTCTTATCAACCTGTCCTTTGCTGCCAAGCAGCAGGAACTTTATGGCCATGTGACCAACTCCATGATTTTGGTCAATGTCTTACAG GCCATCTATGTGTTAGACTTCTTCTGGAACGAAACCTGGTACCTGAAGACCATTGACATCTGCCATGACCACTTTGGATGGTacctgggctggggagattgcGTGTGGCTGCCCTACCTCTACACACTGCAG ggCCTGTACTTGGTGTACCACCCTGTACAGCTCTCCACCCCCAACGCCTTGGGCGTCCTGCTGCTCGGCCTGGTGGGTTACTATATCTTCCGAATGACCAACCATCAGAAGGACCTGTTCCGCCGGACAGATGGACACTGCCTCATCTGGGGTAAGAAACCCAAGGCCATCGAGTGCTCCTACACATCAGCCGACGGGCTGAAGCACCGCAGCAAGCTGTTGGTTTCAGGCTTCTGGGGTGTGGCCCGCCACTTCAACTATACCGGCGACCTGATGGGCAGCCTCGCCTACTGCCTGGCTTGTGGCGGCGGCCACCTCCTCCCCTACTTCTACATCATCTATATGACTATCCTGCTTACCCACCGCTGCCTCCGTGATGAGCACCGCTGTGCCAACAAGTATGGCCGTGACTGGGAGCGCTACGTAGCCGCTGTGCCCTACCGCCTGCTGCCTGGGATCTTCTGA